The following are encoded in a window of Saccharothrix longispora genomic DNA:
- a CDS encoding class I tRNA ligase family protein gives MTGRTRPAIVIAATPTSNGDLHVGHMAGPYLSGDVYARYLRADGRPVIYTTCTDDSQSYVVSTAHRRGTTPEELVETSTAKIERSLEAMGTLMVGLPPIDDRYRRTVLDYVTDLHAADRFRLRTVRLPYAKNAGRFLYDGLVSGTCPVCMAGSCGGACENCGHPNNFDELIDPKYTIDPTDPVVYREQTILVLPMEEYRDRLTSYYASRTPRWRPHAKQLIGELLARPLPDVPVTFPGTWGIAAPFPETPGQILYPWIEGMPAAMYSTWWSANQLGEGGGDTDHHWRAERDAELVYFHGFDNVYHWGLVDLVMLLAHGDRYVTPESNVCNEFYDLDGEKFSTSRNHLIWSADLLAEVPRDLVRFFLALTAPEYQRTNFSRDALHAVTTRRLVEPWNELAEAVSLALVGVDASAPLRTTEDGRHRAAAMMERFRLCYELPNFSLGRAAETVITQLGRLRALARSVDGRRNGHSPVPPGDLLLETRTLLACAAPILIDVADALLAEGVDLALASARAESVPAFRFPPLPSTTTPTGLSPALDGAR, from the coding sequence GTGACCGGCCGGACCCGGCCGGCGATAGTCATCGCGGCGACGCCGACGTCGAACGGGGACCTGCACGTCGGCCACATGGCCGGCCCGTACCTGTCCGGCGACGTCTACGCCCGCTACCTGCGGGCGGACGGCCGCCCGGTGATCTACACGACCTGCACCGACGACAGCCAGAGCTACGTCGTCTCCACCGCGCACCGCCGGGGCACCACGCCCGAGGAACTGGTGGAGACGTCCACGGCGAAGATCGAGCGGTCGCTGGAGGCGATGGGCACGCTCATGGTCGGCCTGCCGCCGATCGACGACCGCTATCGCCGCACGGTGCTCGACTACGTGACCGACCTGCACGCGGCGGACCGGTTCCGGCTGCGGACCGTGCGCCTGCCCTACGCCAAGAACGCGGGCCGGTTCCTCTACGACGGCCTCGTCTCCGGCACCTGCCCGGTGTGCATGGCGGGCAGCTGCGGCGGCGCGTGCGAGAACTGCGGGCACCCCAACAACTTCGACGAGCTGATCGATCCGAAGTACACGATCGACCCGACCGACCCCGTGGTCTACCGGGAGCAGACGATCCTCGTGCTGCCGATGGAGGAGTACCGCGACCGGCTCACCAGCTACTACGCCTCCCGCACGCCGCGCTGGCGCCCGCACGCCAAGCAGCTGATCGGCGAACTGCTCGCCCGGCCGCTGCCGGACGTCCCGGTCACGTTCCCCGGCACCTGGGGCATCGCGGCGCCGTTCCCCGAGACGCCAGGCCAGATCCTCTACCCGTGGATCGAGGGGATGCCCGCGGCCATGTACAGCACGTGGTGGAGCGCCAACCAGCTCGGCGAGGGCGGCGGCGACACCGACCACCACTGGCGTGCCGAGCGCGACGCGGAGCTGGTCTACTTCCACGGCTTCGACAACGTCTACCACTGGGGTCTGGTCGACCTGGTGATGCTGCTCGCCCACGGCGACCGGTACGTCACCCCGGAGAGCAACGTCTGCAACGAGTTCTACGACCTGGACGGCGAGAAGTTCTCCACCAGTCGCAACCACCTGATCTGGAGCGCGGACCTGCTCGCCGAGGTGCCGCGCGACCTCGTGCGCTTCTTCCTCGCGCTGACCGCGCCGGAGTACCAGCGCACCAACTTCAGCCGCGACGCCCTGCACGCCGTCACCACGCGGCGGCTGGTGGAGCCGTGGAACGAGCTGGCCGAAGCCGTGTCCCTGGCCCTGGTCGGCGTGGACGCCTCGGCGCCGCTGCGCACCACCGAGGACGGCAGGCACCGCGCGGCGGCCATGATGGAACGCTTCCGGCTCTGCTACGAGCTGCCCAACTTCAGCCTGGGCCGGGCGGCGGAGACCGTCATCACCCAGCTCGGCCGGCTGCGCGCGCTGGCCCGGTCGGTGGACGGCAGGCGCAACGGGCACTCGCCGGTGCCGCCCGGCGACCTGCTGCTGGAGACCCGCACCCTGCTCGCGTGCGCCGCACCGATCCTGATCGACGTCGCGGACGCGCTGCTCGCCGAGGGCGTGGACCTGGCCCTGGCGTCGGCGAGGGCCGAGTCCGTGCCCGCGTTCCGGTTCCCGCCGCTGCCCTCCACCACCACGCCGACCGGGCTCTCGCCCGCGCTCGACGGCGCCCGATAG
- a CDS encoding cupin domain-containing protein, whose amino-acid sequence MMEIRKLDREHLKPDNGLVAQRLMPWSLVNAPFEGSWCVVRPGAESGAHGHHEYEIWVAMSGESHIVTDDGETPFVAGDVVHFTPNERHQVVNRGDGDFEFYAIWWDADMTEKFAARHRESA is encoded by the coding sequence ATGATGGAGATCCGCAAGCTCGACCGCGAGCACCTGAAGCCGGACAACGGCCTGGTCGCCCAGAGGCTGATGCCCTGGTCGCTGGTGAACGCGCCGTTCGAGGGGTCGTGGTGCGTGGTGCGCCCGGGAGCCGAGTCCGGCGCGCACGGCCACCACGAGTACGAGATCTGGGTCGCCATGTCCGGCGAGTCCCACATCGTCACCGACGACGGCGAGACGCCGTTCGTGGCGGGTGACGTCGTCCACTTCACCCCGAACGAGCGGCACCAGGTGGTCAACCGGGGCGACGGGGACTTCGAGTTCTACGCGATCTGGTGGGACGCCGACATGACCGAGAAGTTCGCCGCCCGCCACCGGGAATCCGCGTGA
- a CDS encoding DUF6403 family protein, translating into MWTVWVLGGVVLVAAGAASALAPRLRARDVERRRAWSSARAAIDAASVSRDASPVRVEEAERLLTRAETVAADRGGADAASSAQADARRADLLWREAAGG; encoded by the coding sequence ATGTGGACGGTGTGGGTGCTCGGGGGTGTCGTCCTCGTCGCAGCCGGGGCCGCCTCGGCGCTGGCGCCCCGCCTGCGCGCCCGCGACGTGGAGCGGCGGCGTGCGTGGTCGTCCGCGCGGGCCGCGATCGACGCCGCCTCGGTGAGCCGCGACGCCTCGCCGGTCCGGGTCGAGGAGGCCGAACGGTTGCTGACCCGCGCCGAGACCGTCGCCGCCGACCGCGGCGGGGCGGACGCCGCCTCCTCCGCCCAGGCCGACGCCCGCCGCGCCGACCTGCTGTGGCGGGAGGCCGCCGGTGGCTGA
- a CDS encoding FAD-dependent oxidoreductase gives MRVGVVGGGLAGALLAWRLREASDRLRVEVLTGGRGTADASAVSGGLVRGFEPDPDAGAVAAESLAELRADARLRDWSGYREIGSLYVLSDDVDPARSVQVLGERLPGSAELVGAARLRRDYGLRGVREDAVGVVERHAGYLSPDRLRGKALDWSADHGVEVVRTGVASVRDGPAVRTSDGAERCYDVLVVAAGAWTPRLVEHGGTLRTKQIQYGVYRIPLPGLGSFVDDDTGLYGRPWGAGTFLLGLGCDRWDVAPEAVRPDPALVGRVLDVARDRLGVTARDPVPERVVASFDCYGPPAGLRLRPVRGRPGVFTFTGGSGGAVKTIVAASRSAASDLLNTL, from the coding sequence GTGAGGGTCGGGGTGGTCGGCGGGGGCCTGGCGGGGGCGCTGCTGGCCTGGCGGTTGCGGGAGGCCTCCGACCGGCTGCGGGTGGAGGTCCTGACCGGTGGGCGGGGGACCGCGGACGCTTCCGCTGTGTCGGGTGGCCTGGTGCGCGGCTTCGAGCCCGATCCGGACGCGGGGGCGGTGGCGGCGGAGAGCCTCGCCGAGCTGCGCGCCGACGCCCGGCTGCGGGACTGGAGCGGTTACCGGGAGATCGGCTCGCTGTACGTGCTCTCGGACGACGTCGACCCGGCGCGGTCCGTGCAGGTCTTGGGGGAACGGCTGCCGGGCTCGGCGGAACTCGTCGGCGCGGCCCGCCTGCGGCGCGACTACGGCCTGCGCGGGGTGCGGGAGGACGCGGTCGGCGTGGTCGAGCGCCACGCGGGCTACCTGTCGCCGGACCGGCTCCGGGGCAAGGCCCTGGACTGGTCCGCCGACCACGGCGTCGAGGTGGTGCGGACCGGTGTCGCCTCGGTGCGGGACGGGCCGGCGGTGCGGACGTCGGACGGCGCCGAGCGGTGCTACGACGTGCTGGTCGTGGCGGCCGGCGCGTGGACGCCCCGGCTGGTCGAGCACGGGGGGACGTTGCGCACCAAGCAGATCCAGTACGGCGTCTACCGCATCCCGCTGCCGGGGCTGGGTTCGTTCGTGGACGACGACACCGGTTTGTACGGCAGGCCGTGGGGCGCGGGCACGTTCCTGCTCGGCCTGGGCTGCGACCGGTGGGACGTCGCGCCGGAGGCGGTGCGGCCCGATCCGGCGCTGGTCGGCCGGGTGCTCGACGTCGCCCGGGACAGGTTGGGCGTCACCGCCCGCGACCCGGTGCCGGAACGCGTGGTGGCGTCGTTCGACTGCTACGGCCCGCCTGCCGGTCTGCGGCTCCGCCCGGTGCGAGGGCGGCCCGGTGTGTTCACCTTCACCGGGGGCAGCGGTGGCGCGGTGAAAACGATCGTCGCGGCCAGCCGGAGTGCGGCGAGTGACCTCTTGAACACCCTCTGA
- a CDS encoding ATP-grasp domain-containing protein — protein MKLLTVETRQYLQYYHSRYEQVEALGVELYVLNGEGTEDFWPADRYRLVGTKDIGDMIAVAKEWHAAEDFAGVITFSEAAVVAVATIAEALGLPGIGVEAALNSRNKLLMREAHEAAGAPIPRFRYVTGLEQAQEAAREFGYPVIIKPTLGAGSHFVFKCDDEAELVEHHEQAAAGIRELFWANSEADGVDLGPNGLLVESFLDGKEYLMEAVSWDGELYLGSVVDRITAEGGTFDDDVHHAPTSMSPEDLAAVHEVVKAGALAQGLRRSAMHAEVRFHGGKPYLLEIAARVGGGGLDMIARITADHDPIAAVVDIAAGKRPDVRHFQPTGTHTASMCLISAAGVVDRVDVPAEVSGSERVFLLKITARPGDVVKRPPDGNTIVGFLGTTGSSEQDALALMEEYASKIEVSFR, from the coding sequence GTGAAACTGCTGACCGTGGAAACCCGCCAGTACCTCCAGTACTACCACTCGCGCTACGAGCAGGTGGAGGCGCTCGGCGTCGAGCTGTACGTGCTCAACGGCGAGGGCACCGAGGACTTCTGGCCCGCCGACCGCTACCGGCTGGTCGGCACCAAGGACATCGGCGACATGATCGCCGTCGCCAAGGAGTGGCACGCGGCCGAGGACTTCGCCGGTGTCATCACCTTCTCCGAGGCGGCGGTGGTGGCGGTCGCCACGATCGCCGAGGCGCTCGGCCTGCCCGGCATCGGCGTCGAGGCGGCGCTCAACAGCCGCAACAAGCTGCTCATGCGCGAGGCCCACGAGGCGGCGGGCGCGCCGATCCCGCGCTTCCGCTACGTCACCGGACTGGAGCAGGCGCAGGAGGCGGCACGGGAGTTCGGCTACCCGGTGATCATCAAGCCGACCCTCGGCGCGGGCAGCCACTTCGTGTTCAAGTGCGACGACGAGGCCGAACTCGTCGAGCACCACGAGCAGGCCGCCGCGGGCATCCGGGAGCTGTTCTGGGCGAACTCCGAGGCCGACGGCGTCGACCTCGGGCCCAACGGGCTGCTCGTCGAGTCGTTCCTGGACGGCAAGGAGTACCTGATGGAGGCCGTCTCGTGGGACGGCGAGCTCTACCTCGGATCGGTGGTCGACCGGATCACCGCCGAGGGCGGCACCTTCGACGACGACGTGCACCACGCGCCGACGTCGATGAGCCCGGAGGACCTGGCCGCCGTGCACGAGGTCGTCAAGGCGGGCGCGCTGGCGCAGGGGTTGCGGCGCAGCGCCATGCACGCCGAGGTCCGCTTCCACGGGGGCAAGCCGTACCTGCTGGAGATCGCGGCCCGGGTGGGCGGCGGCGGCCTGGACATGATCGCCAGGATCACCGCCGACCACGACCCCATCGCGGCCGTCGTCGACATCGCGGCCGGGAAGCGGCCGGACGTGCGGCACTTCCAGCCGACCGGCACGCACACCGCGTCCATGTGCCTGATCTCCGCGGCGGGTGTGGTCGACCGGGTGGACGTGCCGGCGGAGGTGAGCGGGTCGGAGCGGGTGTTCCTGCTCAAGATCACCGCCCGACCCGGCGACGTGGTCAAGCGCCCGCCGGACGGCAACACCATCGTCGGTTTCCTCGGCACCACGGGATCGTCCGAACAGGACGCGCTCGCGCTGATGGAGGAGTACGCCTCGAAGATCGAGGTCTCCTTCCGCTAG
- a CDS encoding lysine N(6)-hydroxylase/L-ornithine N(5)-oxygenase family protein, which translates to MLDHQDVELLAIGAGPANLALAVALEELAPDLAARSLIVEQYEDVAWQRGMLLPWSQSQVSFLKDLVTLRNPRSEFSFVNYLHSIGRLDEFINLGTFTPYRLEISDYLSWVARSLTAVRIQHGRRVVAVEPGDVVAGEVVGWLVRFADGGTVRCRDLVVGAGRDPHVPVAFAGLPRERVIHSTEFLGRFAELDPEAGHRIVVVGGAQSAAEMLWTSHQALPNAQVTMVMRSIGLNGYESSKFTNELFYPSFVDTFHAAQPAAREQLLAEMHRTNYSGLAPSTLENLYRTMYLEKLTGTQRMHMIPMAEVAGARLDGDEVVLTLVDRKSGEPEQLRCDVVMLGTGFAKQQPALTRSLAATIGVEEFTVTRNYRMALPGTVSARVYLQGVNEATHGIADSLISVLAIRAAEIVEDLLAGRAGSEPDSRPRSDADLIASVPHLA; encoded by the coding sequence GTGTTGGACCACCAGGATGTAGAGCTGCTGGCGATCGGTGCGGGGCCCGCCAACCTCGCGCTGGCCGTGGCGCTGGAGGAACTGGCCCCCGACCTCGCCGCCCGCTCGTTGATCGTCGAGCAGTACGAGGACGTCGCCTGGCAGCGGGGGATGCTGCTGCCCTGGTCGCAGAGCCAGGTGTCCTTCCTCAAGGACCTCGTGACCCTGCGCAACCCGCGCAGCGAGTTCTCCTTCGTCAACTACCTGCACTCGATCGGCAGGCTGGACGAGTTCATCAACCTCGGCACCTTCACCCCCTACCGGCTGGAGATCTCCGACTACCTGAGCTGGGTCGCCCGGTCGCTGACCGCGGTGCGGATCCAGCACGGCCGCCGGGTCGTCGCGGTCGAGCCGGGTGACGTGGTGGCGGGCGAGGTCGTCGGCTGGCTGGTGCGGTTCGCCGACGGTGGCACCGTGCGGTGCCGGGACCTGGTCGTCGGCGCGGGCCGCGACCCCCACGTGCCGGTGGCGTTCGCCGGGCTGCCCCGGGAACGGGTCATCCACAGCACCGAGTTCCTCGGGCGCTTCGCCGAGCTCGACCCCGAGGCCGGGCACCGGATCGTGGTCGTGGGCGGCGCGCAGAGCGCGGCGGAGATGCTGTGGACCTCCCACCAGGCCCTGCCCAACGCCCAGGTGACCATGGTGATGCGGTCCATCGGGCTCAACGGCTACGAGAGCAGCAAGTTCACCAACGAGCTGTTCTACCCGTCGTTCGTGGACACCTTCCACGCCGCGCAGCCGGCGGCCCGCGAGCAGCTGCTCGCGGAGATGCACCGGACCAACTACTCCGGCCTCGCACCGTCCACGTTGGAGAACCTCTACCGGACGATGTACCTGGAGAAGCTGACCGGCACCCAGCGCATGCACATGATCCCCATGGCCGAGGTGGCCGGCGCCCGGCTGGACGGCGACGAGGTCGTGCTGACCCTGGTCGACCGCAAGTCGGGGGAGCCCGAGCAGCTGCGGTGCGACGTCGTGATGCTCGGCACCGGCTTCGCCAAGCAGCAGCCCGCGCTGACCCGGTCGCTGGCCGCCACCATCGGCGTCGAGGAGTTCACCGTCACGCGCAACTACCGGATGGCCCTGCCCGGCACGGTGTCCGCCCGGGTCTACCTCCAGGGCGTCAACGAGGCCACGCACGGCATCGCCGACTCGCTGATCAGCGTGCTCGCCATCCGCGCGGCCGAGATCGTCGAAGACCTGCTGGCCGGTCGGGCGGGGTCCGAGCCGGACAGCCGTCCGCGTTCGGACGCCGACCTGATCGCCAGCGTCCCCCACCTCGCCTGA
- a CDS encoding glycoside hydrolase family 35 protein produces MAEFTIGEHDFLLDGAPFRVLSGALHYFRVHPDQWADRIDKARRMGLNTVETYVPWNAHAPEPGVFDLSGGLDLDRFLRLVAEAGMYAIVRPGPYICAEWDGGGLPAWLFRDPTVGVRRAEPRYLDAVRGYLDHVHAVVAPHQVHRGGPVLLVQVENEYGAFGDDEVYLKALVEHTRAAGITVPLTTVDQPTDEMLAAGGLPGLHRTASFGSRVAERLATLRRHQPTGPLMCSEFWSGWFDHWGAHHHTTSAEESAAELDALLAAGASVNLYVFHGGTNFGTTSGANDKGVYQPTTTSYDYDAPLDEAGHPTAKYHAFREVIARYHDVPGEPPPPAPPAPVFDAPLRDPVRLLDAPALFGAWERHDALPVFDELTPVPRVVLLRTAVDGPGVLCFGEVRDRASVFLDGRPVGVLLRGNHERALGLPVGGELLVLVEDDGRVNYGPRLGEAKGLVGGATLDGRPLTGWDVLPLDVAAPPAIRVGDGAPLPGPVAGPVLLHADLAVDEPADLFLDTTGWGKGMAWFNGFALGRYWSRGPQRTLYVPAPVVRAGHNELVVLETATPTRATARFAAGLSLGHTES; encoded by the coding sequence GTGGCTGAGTTCACCATCGGCGAGCACGACTTCCTGCTGGACGGCGCGCCGTTCCGCGTCCTGTCCGGGGCGCTTCACTACTTCCGCGTGCACCCCGACCAGTGGGCCGACCGCATCGACAAGGCCCGACGCATGGGGCTCAACACCGTCGAGACCTACGTCCCGTGGAACGCGCACGCCCCCGAACCGGGTGTGTTCGACCTGTCCGGCGGCCTGGACCTCGACCGGTTCCTGCGCCTGGTCGCCGAAGCCGGCATGTACGCGATCGTGCGGCCCGGCCCGTACATCTGCGCCGAGTGGGACGGCGGCGGCCTGCCCGCGTGGCTGTTCCGCGATCCGACCGTGGGCGTGCGCCGCGCCGAACCGCGCTACCTGGACGCCGTGCGCGGCTACCTCGACCACGTCCACGCCGTCGTCGCACCGCACCAGGTGCACCGCGGCGGTCCCGTCCTGCTCGTCCAGGTCGAGAACGAGTACGGCGCGTTCGGCGACGACGAGGTCTACCTGAAGGCACTCGTCGAGCACACCCGCGCGGCCGGCATCACGGTGCCGCTGACCACCGTGGACCAGCCCACGGACGAGATGCTCGCCGCAGGCGGCCTGCCCGGCCTGCACCGGACCGCGTCGTTCGGGTCCCGCGTCGCCGAGCGGCTCGCCACCCTGCGCCGCCACCAGCCGACCGGCCCGCTGATGTGCTCGGAGTTCTGGAGCGGCTGGTTCGACCACTGGGGCGCGCACCACCACACCACGTCGGCGGAGGAGAGCGCGGCCGAGCTGGACGCCCTGCTCGCCGCCGGCGCGTCGGTCAACCTCTACGTGTTCCACGGCGGCACCAACTTCGGGACCACCAGCGGCGCCAACGACAAGGGCGTCTACCAGCCCACCACCACCTCCTACGACTACGACGCGCCGCTGGACGAGGCCGGGCACCCCACGGCCAAGTACCACGCGTTCCGCGAGGTGATCGCGCGCTACCACGACGTGCCCGGCGAACCGCCGCCGCCCGCGCCGCCCGCGCCGGTGTTCGACGCGCCGCTGCGCGACCCCGTGCGGCTGCTCGACGCGCCCGCGCTGTTCGGCGCGTGGGAGCGGCACGACGCCCTGCCGGTGTTCGACGAGCTGACCCCCGTGCCGCGGGTGGTGCTGCTGCGCACCGCGGTCGACGGTCCCGGCGTGCTGTGCTTCGGCGAGGTCCGCGACCGGGCGTCGGTGTTCCTCGACGGGCGGCCGGTCGGCGTCCTGCTGCGGGGCAACCACGAGCGCGCCCTCGGCCTGCCCGTCGGCGGCGAGCTGCTGGTCCTGGTGGAGGACGACGGGCGGGTCAACTACGGCCCGCGCCTCGGCGAGGCCAAAGGGCTCGTCGGCGGCGCGACCCTCGACGGCCGCCCGCTCACCGGTTGGGACGTGCTGCCGCTGGACGTGGCCGCGCCGCCCGCGATCCGCGTCGGTGACGGCGCCCCGCTGCCCGGACCGGTCGCCGGACCGGTGCTGCTGCACGCCGACCTCGCCGTCGACGAGCCCGCCGACCTGTTCCTCGACACCACCGGCTGGGGCAAGGGGATGGCCTGGTTCAACGGCTTCGCCCTCGGCCGGTACTGGTCGCGCGGTCCGCAGCGGACCCTCTACGTGCCCGCGCCCGTGGTCCGCGCCGGGCACAACGAGCTGGTCGTGCTCGAAACCGCCACCCCGACCCGCGCGACAGCGCGCTTCGCGGCGGGCCTGTCGTTGGGGCACACCGAGTCGTGA
- a CDS encoding LacI family DNA-binding transcriptional regulator, protein MTRTPPQDPAAPRRRRGVSMADVARLAGVSAQTVSRVSNGHPSVVGTTRQHVLDAMRQLGYRPNSAARALKYGEFRTIGVILFTLSTVGNSRTLEAIVEHAAEEGYAITLIPVAVPTQDGVLGAFTRLGELAVDAVIVIMEVHLLDAATVTLPPGVQVVVVDSNGGDRYSVVDTDQGDGARQAVRHLLDLGHRTVWHVAGPEGSFAAERRAEAWRGVLAEAGRPVPPLSRGDWSAESGYRTGLALADDPACTAVFAANDQMALGLLRAFHERGRTVPGDVSVVGFDDIPDSTSFIPPLTTVHQDFTEVGRRCVEQVLRQVREQHVEPGTSLVPTRLVVRASTAAPPG, encoded by the coding sequence GTGACGCGGACCCCGCCGCAGGACCCCGCCGCGCCCCGTCGTCGGCGCGGCGTGTCCATGGCCGACGTCGCCCGCCTCGCCGGGGTGTCGGCGCAGACGGTCTCCCGCGTGTCCAACGGCCACCCGAGCGTCGTCGGCACCACCCGGCAGCACGTCCTGGACGCCATGCGGCAGCTGGGCTACCGGCCCAACAGCGCGGCCCGCGCGCTGAAGTACGGCGAGTTCCGCACCATCGGCGTCATCCTGTTCACGCTGTCCACGGTCGGCAACAGCCGGACGCTGGAGGCCATCGTCGAGCACGCCGCCGAGGAGGGCTACGCGATCACGCTGATCCCGGTCGCGGTGCCCACCCAGGACGGCGTGCTCGGCGCGTTCACCCGGCTCGGCGAGCTGGCGGTCGACGCGGTGATCGTCATCATGGAGGTGCACCTGCTCGACGCGGCCACGGTCACCCTGCCGCCCGGCGTGCAGGTCGTGGTCGTGGACTCCAACGGCGGCGACCGGTACAGCGTCGTGGACACCGACCAGGGCGACGGCGCGCGGCAGGCCGTGCGGCACCTGCTCGACCTCGGGCACCGCACGGTGTGGCACGTCGCGGGGCCGGAGGGGTCCTTCGCCGCCGAACGACGGGCCGAGGCGTGGCGCGGGGTGCTGGCGGAGGCCGGGCGCCCGGTGCCCCCGCTGTCCCGGGGCGACTGGTCGGCCGAGTCCGGCTACCGGACCGGGCTGGCGCTGGCCGACGACCCGGCGTGCACGGCGGTGTTCGCGGCGAACGACCAGATGGCGCTGGGGCTGCTGCGCGCGTTCCACGAGCGGGGCCGGACCGTGCCGGGCGACGTGAGCGTGGTCGGGTTCGACGACATCCCGGACTCGACGTCCTTCATCCCGCCCCTGACCACGGTGCACCAGGACTTCACCGAGGTGGGGCGGCGGTGCGTGGAGCAGGTGCTGCGGCAGGTGCGCGAGCAGCACGTGGAACCGGGGACGAGCCTGGTGCCGACGCGCCTGGTCGTGCGCGCCAGCACCGCGGCCCCGCCCGGGTGA